ATGCAAAATCCCGGGCGGTTTGAAGCCATGCTGCAGATCATGCACATCGCGCGGCATCTGGAACGGATCGGGGACCATGCCACCAATATCGCCGAGGATCTGATTTATCTCATAGAAGGAAGGATCGTGCGGCACACCCCGGAAGTTTTCCCGAAAAACCATTGATGCTGCGCCGGATACGGCGGAAGCGCCCGCGGCCGGGAAACTGAAGAGTGGGCGGTGAGGGACTCGAACCCACAACATCCACCGTGTAAGGGTGGCGCTCTGCCAGTTGAGCTAACCGCCCGCTTCGGGCCTTAAAAGTTGACCGGCGGTTGAAATGCCATGCATTTGTGGTTGCTGTTCTTATCGGTTTCCGCGCGGCCTGGCAAGCAAATAACTCGGCGGGGATAAGCGGGGACTGAAAAACGCCCGCGCTCCCGGCAAGATGCGCTTGTATCTTCAGGACGGCAATGCTAATCTTCCGAACCATGAGCGTAACGAGCGAAAAAATCAACCTGGGCGTGCTGGGCTCGGGCCAGGGAACGAACTTTCAGGCGATCGCAAAAGCGATTCAGGCCGGCCAGGTGAACGCGCGCATCGTCTGCGTGCTGTCAAATGTTCCCGGCGCCCCCATCCTGGAACGGGCGCGCGCCTTGAACATGCCGGCAGAATACGTTGACCCCGCGCCGTTCAAGACCAAGCTGGATGGCGAAGCCGAACTGAAAGTTATTGAGCGCCTGCGGCATTACGGCGTTGAGCTGGTTGTGCTGGCGGGATTCATGATGATTATAAAGCAAAAACTGCTCCAGGCTTATCCGCGGCGGATCATCAATATTCACCCCTCGCTCCTGCCGGCCTTCCCGGGGCTGGAAGCATGGAAACAAGCGCTGGACGCGGGCGTAAAAACAACGGGCTGCACCGTGCATTACGTTGACAAGGGCATGGATACCGGGCCGGTCATACTGCAGAGAACCGTTGCGGTGAAAGCGGACGACACGCCGGAAACGCTGCTCGCGCGCATCCACGAACAGGAATACATCGCCTATCCCGCCGCGCTGCAAACGGCCGTCAAAAGGCTCCGCGGTTAAAAAACGAGCCCGCCCGGCGCAGATTATTCTAGACGCGGCGCTTCTTTTTATTATATTTTAAATCGTTACGTTAAGCGATATTGACCGGCCGTGAAAAAATCCACGTGCCAGCGGCAACTTGAGGAGAACGGCGCGGCCGCCTTAGCCAAATGAAAAAAAAACAGGAAACGAACAAAAACAACCGGAAAATCGTGCTCGGTCTTCCGAAAGGCAGTCTCCAGGATGCGACTTGTTACTTGCTGAAAAAAGCCGGTTTTACGGTGACCATCGGCCAGCGCTCCTATGTTCCGGCCATTAACGACCCGGAAATCGCCGCCCGCCTGATCCGCGCCCAGGAAATCAGCCGCTACGTGGAACAGGGCGTGCTTGACTGCGGCATCACCGGTTACGACTGGATAGTTGAAAACGGCTCGGACATCGTTGAGATCACCGATTTAATTTACGCCAAGGGGGGACTGCGCCCGGTCCGGTGGGTGGTGGCGGTGCCGAATGATTCCCCGATTAAAACCATAAAAGCCCTGGCCGGCAAACGCATTGCCACCGAGGCCGTCGGTCTGGCCAGAAAATTCCTCAAAAAAAACGGCGTGCGCGCCGAAGTTGAATACTCATGGGGCGCGACCGAAGTCAAGGCGCCGGATTTGTGCGATGCGATCATGGAATTGACCGAAACCGGCTCTTCCCTGCGGGCCAACAACCTGCGCATCATCGCCACGGTGCTGGAATCAACCACCAGGTTCATCGCCAACAAATCGGCCTGGAAATCAAAATGGAAACGCGAAAAAATCAGCCAACTTGCCATGCTTCTGAAAGGAGCGCTGGCCGCCGAAACGCGGGTGTTGCTGAAAATGAACGCCGCCGCGGGAAAAATAAACAAAATCCTTCCGCTTCTGCCCTCGCTGCACGCGCCGACCGTCAATGCCCTCAGCGCCGGCGGATGGGTGGCGGTGGAGTCGGTGGTTGAAGAACGAATCGTCCGCGAAATCATTCCGAAACTGAAGGCGGCCGGAGCGGAGGGGATCATTGAGATTCCGTTGAACAAGATCATCGCTTGAATTTCTCTATGAATTCTGTGGTATCTGCGATAAACATCTTTCTTTTATTTGGGTTGCGGGCATGCCCGCTTTAGAGAACACGATCAAAAAATCCGGCGGAATACGCTTCACGAAATACGAGAGACGCATTGGAGGAGAAAAAAAATGGGTTCACTGAAAAAATGGCGGATAAAAAAAATGGCGAAGCACAAACGGCGGAAACAGCGGAAGGCCGATCGCCATAAAAACATCAATAAATAAACACAAAAAAACAGCGCAAGCGCGCACCGTTGCGCTGTTCTTGGCGGCCGTTGCCGCGGCCGGCCTGCCGGCCGGCTGCCGGACGCTTTTCCCGCAAGCCGGTTCCAGCCCCGGCCGGGACCAGGGGGACTTCACCCGGCAGGACGCCCGCATGGCCGAGGCGCTGGCCAATTATGCCGCGGGGGTTCTGCGCGAAGGCCGCTTGGATTCCGCCGGAGCGGTTTCCAACTACCTGCGGGCGGCTGAACTGGAGCCGGAAATAATACCGCTTTATCTGCGCGTGGCGGCCCAGCATATAAAACGAGCCGAGAATGACAAGGCCATTGCCGTCATGGAAGAGGCCTGCCGCGTCAATCCCCGCTCCGCCGACGCCGCCATCATTCTCTCGCAGGTTTATCAGATCATCAATCAGCCGGAAAAAGCGCGCGCGGCCGCCCGGCGCGCGATAGAAATTGACCCTGCAAACAACAAGGGTTATATCCAGCTTGCATCGCTGTATATCTCCGGCCAGGACGCGCGGGAAGCCGCGCGGCTACTGCGCGCGGCATTGCCGAAACTGAAGGAACCTCTCCCGGTTCTGCGAATAATCGGCGACCTGCACGCCCAGATGGCCGGAGCTTCCGGCGCCGGCACGCCCGACTTCAAGGAAGCGATTTATTTTTACGAGAAAGCCGCGGAGTTCCCCGCGGACGATCTCGCGTATGTTTATCTGCAAAAACTGGGTGATTTTTACATGACCGGCCGCCAGATAGAAAAGGCGCTGGAATGTTTCCGGAAAATCGCCGTCCGCGACCCGGACAACGTTCAAATCCAGCAGAAAATCGCGCTCTGTCATGTTGCCCTGGGCAACCGGGAAAAGGCGCTGGAAACGCTGGAAAAAATCGCCGGCCGGGATGCGCAAAACCCGGACATATACTATTACCTTGGAGAATTGTACGATTCACTCGGCGACCGGAAACATGCCATTGAAAACCTGAAGGCGGCGCGGGACGCGGAGCCCACCAATCCGAAATCATACCTCAAGATGGCCGTCATTCACCTGCGCAATGATCCGCAGAAAGCGAGCGAAATTCTCAAGGACGGATTAAAAAAAATCCCCAGGGAACGGGCGTTCCTTGAAATTCTCGTCCAGATTTACCTGCAAAACCGCCAGTACAACGAAGCCCTGGCGCTGTTTGACCAGATGCAGTCAAATCTTTCGCCCGATGACCCCATTCTGCGCGACCCACGTTTCTATATCCATTACGCCATGGCCGCCCAGCAATGCCGGCTCTTTGAAAAAGCCGCCGACCTGTATTCAAAAGCGCTGGAAATCGCGCCGGATTCCCTTGAAACGCGCGTCCAGCTCGCCGCGTTGCATATCCGGATGAAAAACCCGGAGGAAGCCCTTGCGCTCATGGAAACCGCCGTGCTATCCGCCCCGGACGACCCCGCCGCCTGGTTTTTTTACGCGATGATCTGCAGCCAGGCCGGCGAATACAAACAGGCCGCGGCCGCCTTCGGGATCACCGAAAAAAAAGCGCAAAAACTGCCCGATCGCGGCGCCGCGATCCTGGACTCGTCGTTTTATTTCAATTACGGCGCCGCCGGCGAACGGACCGGCGAAAACGAAATGGCTGAAAGAAATCTGGCAAAATCAATAGAGCTTGATCCGGAAAACTCTGACGCCTTCAATTACCTGGCGTACATGTGGGCCGAAAAAAACGCGAACCTTGAGTTGGCGCTTGATTACATCCGGCATGCCCTTGACTTTGAGCCCGATAACGGCGCCTATCTTGACACCCTCGGCTGGATTTTATTCAAACAGGAAAAACACGAAGAGGCATTGGAAAATATTCAAAACGCCCGGGCGCTCATGCCGTATGACCCGACCATACAGGAACACCTGGGTGATGTGTTGTCCGCGCTCGGACGGAAAACAGAGGCGCTGGAAGCCTGGAAGCAGAGTTTTCTGCACGGCAATGCCAATTCCGCGGTTGAAAAAAAACTCCGCGAACGCGGAATTGACACCGGAAAATTGCGCCGCAGCATCAGGAACGAAGAGCCCTTCCCGGCCGGTCCTGAAGATTTTTGACCCGGGGACTACCCCATTACAGCCGCGCCCTGCTATTTCTGCGAACCGCGCAAATCAATCCCGCCGCCCTCACAGGGGTTGGCCGTACCATCCCCGGCCCCGTGACAGAATTTATCGCGCACCGTAGACAGATCCCTGATGGATACGTTCATAAGCGCCCATGTCAACGCGTCCGTAACGAATGCGCGGGCTGCCATCCAGATCAACCGCGTTCGTCATCCAGTCCTGATTTGTTCCGGAATTGACGCAGGGCGAATCGTTCGCCAGCCGGAAATTACCGCTGTCCTTGCCCGCGAACTGCGGATTTAATTCAATATTATTGGCCATTAGTGTCCGGTTAAAAAGCCCTGAAAATACAGTTGATTTTCATCATGGGGTGATAGTTTTGTGACATTTTATTGAGAAAGAGCCTGTAAAATGGGAATTTTTTCGAAAAGTGCGATGTCCAAAATCTGTAAAATTGTGTAAAGGCTGTAAGACAGATGAAGACGTTTCTTGATAATGGCTACCAGCACATAGATGGAGATGGCGATCCAGATTTGGGTTTTGACGGCGTTTTCCGAGGTGCCATAAAAGGCCTTGATCCGCAGATGCTGTTTGATCCATTTGATATCCTCGATCCCCAAAATACAGCCATATTCTTTCGTCATCGTCCGGATAAGTTTCAAGTTTGAACGGGTACACCTTTACTTCCAGATTAAGCGATATTGTTTTTCCATTTTCAGGCGTAACGGCGATTTGTCCCTTATATGTCCCCGGAACCGCCTGCTCCGGCGCTGTAACCGCAAGGATATACTGCCGGTTCATCCCTTTCATATAGTCAAGCGGTTTGTAATCCATCATCAGAAGCGGAACGCCCCGGCATTCCGCCGTCCGATGCTGATAATCCACGGGCTGAATCATATAACGCATCCAATGTAATCTCATGCAGTCTCGGGCAAGAATATTTCCTTTGTCATCCTTGAGTTCGCCGATTTCCACCTTGACGTTTTTTATGTTTTTCAAGGGATGGACCGCAAACGAAACGATCTCCCTCTGGCC
This genomic stretch from Kiritimatiellia bacterium harbors:
- a CDS encoding tetratricopeptide repeat protein is translated as MAAVAAAGLPAGCRTLFPQAGSSPGRDQGDFTRQDARMAEALANYAAGVLREGRLDSAGAVSNYLRAAELEPEIIPLYLRVAAQHIKRAENDKAIAVMEEACRVNPRSADAAIILSQVYQIINQPEKARAAARRAIEIDPANNKGYIQLASLYISGQDAREAARLLRAALPKLKEPLPVLRIIGDLHAQMAGASGAGTPDFKEAIYFYEKAAEFPADDLAYVYLQKLGDFYMTGRQIEKALECFRKIAVRDPDNVQIQQKIALCHVALGNREKALETLEKIAGRDAQNPDIYYYLGELYDSLGDRKHAIENLKAARDAEPTNPKSYLKMAVIHLRNDPQKASEILKDGLKKIPRERAFLEILVQIYLQNRQYNEALALFDQMQSNLSPDDPILRDPRFYIHYAMAAQQCRLFEKAADLYSKALEIAPDSLETRVQLAALHIRMKNPEEALALMETAVLSAPDDPAAWFFYAMICSQAGEYKQAAAAFGITEKKAQKLPDRGAAILDSSFYFNYGAAGERTGENEMAERNLAKSIELDPENSDAFNYLAYMWAEKNANLELALDYIRHALDFEPDNGAYLDTLGWILFKQEKHEEALENIQNARALMPYDPTIQEHLGDVLSALGRKTEALEAWKQSFLHGNANSAVEKKLRERGIDTGKLRRSIRNEEPFPAGPEDF
- the hisG gene encoding ATP phosphoribosyltransferase, yielding MKKKQETNKNNRKIVLGLPKGSLQDATCYLLKKAGFTVTIGQRSYVPAINDPEIAARLIRAQEISRYVEQGVLDCGITGYDWIVENGSDIVEITDLIYAKGGLRPVRWVVAVPNDSPIKTIKALAGKRIATEAVGLARKFLKKNGVRAEVEYSWGATEVKAPDLCDAIMELTETGSSLRANNLRIIATVLESTTRFIANKSAWKSKWKREKISQLAMLLKGALAAETRVLLKMNAAAGKINKILPLLPSLHAPTVNALSAGGWVAVESVVEERIVREIIPKLKAAGAEGIIEIPLNKIIA
- the purN gene encoding phosphoribosylglycinamide formyltransferase, with product MSVTSEKINLGVLGSGQGTNFQAIAKAIQAGQVNARIVCVLSNVPGAPILERARALNMPAEYVDPAPFKTKLDGEAELKVIERLRHYGVELVVLAGFMMIIKQKLLQAYPRRIINIHPSLLPAFPGLEAWKQALDAGVKTTGCTVHYVDKGMDTGPVILQRTVAVKADDTPETLLARIHEQEYIAYPAALQTAVKRLRG
- a CDS encoding choice-of-anchor Q domain-containing protein, whose protein sequence is MANNIELNPQFAGKDSGNFRLANDSPCVNSGTNQDWMTNAVDLDGSPRIRYGRVDMGAYERIHQGSVYGAR